The following are from one region of the Sandaracinus amylolyticus genome:
- a CDS encoding alpha-amylase family glycosyl hydrolase, translated as MIDAHLARRALLAALAVLAGACGGEAPPAVPDAGVPRHRANTDVDWRDQVVYQILVDRFENGDPTNDVNVDRTRGARYHGGDWRGVIERLDYIEALGATAIWISPVVENVELHVDAAGYHGYSASDFTRPNPHFGDLATLRELVDEAHRRGILVVLDIVTNHIGQLFYYDVDDDGSPSSEIPGAGVAHTCTRVCEAGACTADELAYCRSAGESLDTVNEWDPLYDPRGVRAMGRPDALTEVEFLDWPDMNRRAPPRPPPELDWPDDLPWFDESSWYHRRGRIPPFFPGGELSRRFVREAETYSDFGGGLWGLDTDQPIVQEALFRVYAHWVEVADFDGFRIDTVKHVDRPDLDPDVRGFWGDFAPRMRAHAASLGKSSFFMFGEAFDGDDTLVGAYTRPGTDARGGFARLDSMLHFSNKWRVFDEVVRDGGPTRNVECVLAARRGAAEEIEWCRGRGFATGATYHTRSVASRERGGTGVAPSEQLVTFIDNHDVPRFLSTGASVESLHAALFHLLTWDGVPCLYYGTEQLFDGGADPANREDMWDGNPARGLAPFDTENPTFEHVRSLIALRRAHPALRRGRTTIRWATDRERGASDHGLLAFERETTDETLLVVLNTAADQTSTTCTTPSTPSTCMRTSFAPGTQLRDIAPGARDSTHRVGEGGTLMLTVPARRGMIFARVGGEDEP; from the coding sequence GTGATCGACGCGCATCTCGCTCGGAGAGCGCTGCTCGCGGCGCTGGCTGTTCTCGCGGGCGCGTGTGGAGGTGAAGCGCCTCCCGCCGTTCCCGACGCCGGCGTGCCTCGACATCGGGCCAACACCGATGTCGATTGGCGCGATCAGGTCGTCTATCAGATTCTCGTCGATCGATTCGAGAACGGCGATCCCACCAACGACGTCAACGTCGATCGCACGCGCGGAGCGCGATATCACGGCGGTGATTGGCGCGGCGTGATCGAGCGCCTCGACTACATCGAGGCGCTCGGCGCGACTGCGATCTGGATCAGCCCGGTCGTCGAGAACGTCGAGCTCCACGTCGACGCCGCCGGATATCACGGCTATTCGGCGTCCGATTTCACGCGCCCGAATCCGCACTTCGGCGATCTCGCGACCCTGCGCGAGCTCGTCGACGAGGCGCATCGGCGCGGGATCCTCGTGGTGCTCGACATCGTCACGAACCACATCGGACAGCTCTTCTATTACGACGTCGACGACGACGGCTCGCCCTCGTCCGAGATCCCCGGCGCGGGTGTCGCGCACACTTGCACGCGCGTCTGCGAGGCCGGTGCGTGCACGGCCGACGAGCTCGCCTACTGCCGCAGCGCGGGAGAGAGCCTCGACACCGTGAACGAGTGGGATCCCCTCTACGATCCGCGCGGCGTGCGCGCGATGGGGCGGCCCGACGCGCTCACCGAGGTCGAGTTCCTCGACTGGCCCGACATGAACCGTCGCGCGCCGCCGCGCCCTCCGCCGGAGCTCGACTGGCCCGACGATCTGCCGTGGTTCGACGAGAGCTCTTGGTACCACCGGCGCGGCCGGATCCCGCCCTTCTTCCCAGGGGGAGAGCTCTCTCGCCGCTTCGTGCGAGAGGCGGAGACGTACTCCGATTTCGGCGGAGGTCTCTGGGGTCTCGACACCGATCAGCCGATCGTCCAAGAGGCGCTGTTCCGCGTCTATGCGCACTGGGTCGAGGTCGCGGACTTCGACGGATTCCGCATCGACACCGTGAAGCACGTCGATCGGCCGGACCTCGACCCCGACGTGCGCGGCTTCTGGGGCGACTTCGCGCCGCGCATGCGCGCTCACGCCGCATCGCTCGGCAAGTCGTCGTTCTTCATGTTCGGCGAGGCGTTCGACGGAGACGACACGCTCGTGGGCGCGTACACGCGGCCTGGCACCGATGCGCGCGGCGGGTTCGCGCGGCTCGACTCGATGCTGCACTTCTCGAACAAGTGGCGCGTGTTCGACGAGGTCGTCCGTGACGGCGGCCCGACGCGCAACGTCGAGTGCGTGCTCGCGGCGCGACGCGGCGCCGCCGAGGAGATCGAGTGGTGTCGCGGCCGCGGCTTCGCGACCGGCGCGACCTACCACACGCGCTCGGTCGCTTCGCGTGAGCGCGGCGGGACGGGCGTCGCGCCGAGCGAGCAGCTCGTGACGTTCATCGACAACCACGACGTGCCGCGATTCCTGAGCACGGGTGCGAGCGTGGAGTCGCTGCACGCCGCGCTCTTCCATCTGCTCACGTGGGACGGAGTGCCCTGCCTCTATTACGGCACCGAGCAGCTCTTCGACGGCGGCGCCGATCCCGCGAACCGCGAGGACATGTGGGACGGCAATCCTGCGCGCGGGCTCGCGCCGTTCGACACCGAGAATCCGACGTTCGAGCACGTCCGCTCGCTGATCGCGCTGCGGCGCGCGCATCCCGCGCTCCGTCGCGGGCGCACCACGATCCGCTGGGCGACCGACCGCGAGCGCGGCGCGTCGGACCACGGTCTCCTCGCGTTCGAGCGCGAGACCACGGACGAGACGCTGCTCGTCGTGCTCAACACCGCGGCCGATCAGACGTCGACCACGTGCACGACGCCCTCGACGCCGAGCACGTGCATGCGCACGTCGTTCGCGCCCGGTACGCAGCTGCGCGACATCGCCCCCGGCGCCCGAGACTCGACGCATCGAGTCGGTGAGGGTGGTACTCTGATGCTGACCGTGCCCGCTCGGAGGGGGATGATCTTCGCGCGCGTCGGTGGCGAGGACGAGCCGTGA
- a CDS encoding GlsB/YeaQ/YmgE family stress response membrane protein, whose amino-acid sequence MLVTIIGWVLFGLVVGLIARAIMPGKQGMGLIATTLLGVVGSFIGGFIGNLVTGRDALAMNPAGFIGAVLGALLVLFLVGMVGRRTYHRTA is encoded by the coding sequence ATGTTGGTCACGATCATCGGTTGGGTTCTGTTCGGCCTCGTCGTGGGTCTGATCGCGCGCGCGATCATGCCCGGCAAGCAGGGCATGGGCCTCATCGCCACCACGCTCCTCGGCGTCGTCGGCTCGTTCATCGGCGGCTTCATCGGCAACCTGGTGACCGGCCGCGATGCGCTCGCCATGAACCCTGCGGGCTTCATCGGCGCGGTGCTCGGCGCTCTGCTCGTCCTGTTCCTCGTGGGCATGGTCGGCAGGCGCACGTACCACCGCACGGCCTGA
- a CDS encoding DUF6585 family protein → MQPSPSFEQQFGPQGTQGPYRQPVEPAWMRHDRTAGHPEDDFLAPVEPAIGPVLSACTNRTKSGWHPATKIQRNQRIAAGVLGFIFGGIGGAIFAQLVRDFALQLGFFVVMQFEGALTLLFGLAGAVFGTALLVALVWFVRRPQSTFVGKQGLMRYTRGLLLGPKHEVFRFDDANELKVQRVRHFVNGVYTGTNFDYTWRDANGKIAFRITGQFRDDGALESTDPVHFAFAAESAWSAHRIQHFDRMIAQQGIARFACGRDWIGVGKGFLEIGASGRSEQIRIDETQDIHFEQGMLVIKKKGAKEGLFKSEGVYRFPVAALTDFQVFLVVLEEQTGVRFR, encoded by the coding sequence ATGCAGCCGTCGCCGTCCTTCGAGCAGCAGTTCGGGCCGCAGGGCACGCAGGGCCCGTATCGCCAGCCGGTCGAGCCCGCGTGGATGCGGCACGACCGCACGGCTGGACATCCCGAGGACGACTTCCTCGCGCCGGTCGAGCCCGCGATCGGCCCGGTGCTCTCGGCGTGCACCAACCGCACGAAGAGCGGATGGCATCCTGCGACGAAGATCCAGCGCAACCAGCGCATCGCCGCGGGTGTGCTCGGCTTCATCTTCGGCGGCATCGGCGGCGCGATCTTCGCGCAGCTGGTGCGCGACTTCGCGCTGCAGCTCGGGTTCTTCGTCGTGATGCAATTCGAAGGGGCGCTCACGCTGCTCTTCGGGCTCGCGGGCGCGGTCTTCGGGACGGCGCTGCTCGTCGCGCTCGTCTGGTTCGTGCGGCGCCCGCAGTCGACCTTCGTCGGCAAGCAGGGCCTGATGCGCTACACGCGCGGGCTGCTCCTCGGGCCGAAGCACGAGGTCTTCCGCTTCGACGATGCGAACGAGCTCAAGGTGCAGCGCGTCCGTCACTTCGTGAACGGCGTCTACACCGGCACGAACTTCGACTACACGTGGCGCGACGCGAACGGGAAGATCGCGTTCCGCATCACCGGTCAGTTCCGCGACGACGGAGCGCTGGAGTCGACCGATCCCGTGCACTTCGCGTTCGCGGCGGAGAGCGCGTGGTCGGCGCACCGCATCCAGCACTTCGACCGCATGATCGCGCAGCAGGGCATCGCGCGCTTCGCGTGTGGCCGCGACTGGATCGGCGTCGGAAAGGGGTTCCTCGAGATCGGCGCGAGCGGGCGCTCGGAGCAGATCCGGATCGACGAGACGCAGGACATCCACTTCGAGCAGGGCATGCTCGTGATCAAGAAGAAGGGCGCCAAAGAGGGCCTCTTCAAGAGCGAGGGTGTCTATCGCTTCCCGGTCGCGGCGCTGACGGATTTCCAGGTCTTCCTCGTCGTGCTCGAGGAGCAGACCGGAGTGCGTTTCCGATGA
- a CDS encoding M15 family metallopeptidase, producing the protein MRTSTRGVIAAAIAASITGWMIASTGGAQETAQEAPLRCNEQQPETGLVRGNWVVKARMSPEEQRERRRLAQEAIRVRTQRYGFFEGFGRSEWNPHPPLHYARGIRVFGLPVRLHERVVPAVRCAEQAIAESCTATPYTPVRLSGIRDRNTYHNGEVSNHVYGIALDVDPQRNSCCGCVAPWPDHPLCRLETDDIFQRMAMPECWVRQFQRFGFYWLGDDELRDTMHFEFLGDPDRIVAR; encoded by the coding sequence ATGCGTACGAGCACGAGGGGTGTGATCGCGGCCGCCATCGCGGCGTCGATCACGGGATGGATGATCGCGTCGACCGGTGGCGCGCAGGAGACGGCGCAGGAGGCGCCGCTGCGCTGCAACGAGCAGCAGCCGGAGACCGGCCTGGTCCGGGGCAACTGGGTCGTGAAGGCGCGGATGTCGCCCGAGGAGCAGCGCGAGCGGCGTCGCCTCGCGCAGGAAGCGATCCGCGTGCGCACCCAGCGCTACGGGTTCTTCGAGGGCTTCGGGCGCAGCGAGTGGAACCCGCATCCGCCGCTCCACTACGCGCGCGGCATCCGCGTGTTCGGCCTGCCGGTGCGCCTGCACGAGCGCGTGGTCCCCGCGGTGCGCTGCGCCGAGCAGGCGATCGCCGAGTCGTGCACGGCGACTCCGTACACGCCGGTGCGCCTCAGCGGCATCCGCGATCGCAACACCTATCACAACGGCGAAGTCAGCAATCACGTCTACGGCATCGCGCTCGACGTCGATCCGCAGCGCAACTCGTGCTGCGGGTGCGTCGCGCCGTGGCCCGATCATCCGCTGTGTCGCCTCGAGACCGACGACATCTTCCAGCGCATGGCGATGCCCGAGTGCTGGGTGCGGCAGTTCCAGCGCTTCGGGTTCTACTGGCTCGGCGACGACGAGCTGCGCGACACGATGCACTTCGAGTTCCTGGGCGACCCCGATCGAATCGTCGCTCGTTGA
- a CDS encoding carboxypeptidase M32: protein MQASEWSALVAHLTEIETLDGVMGVLGWDEQTYMPKKAAELRGAQLALLSRLHHERTTDERIGRWVEQLEGDGATTSDPIRSACLRNLGRTYRREKRVPADLVDKLARARSEGFQAWIEAKKSADFARFAPVLQTLLDLSRRRAEAIDKKRHPYEVLLEQYDPGTSVESLRSMFARLREGLVPLIEAISAQPQQPDLGGGWDETKQWALSREVAATLGYDFDGGRLDPSEHPFSTGQGPGDVRITAHLDANDLLSGLGGTIHETGHALYEQGLPVAHTGTTVREAASYGLHESQSRFWENYVGRSKPFATWLAGVVKKHFPEKAQSAERAIDADAIYRASNRVERGLIRVQADEVTYNLHIVIRFEIELALFEGTLAVKDLPSAWNTKYREYLGITPPDDARGMLQDVHWSGAAFGYFPSYTLGNLYAASFGAAMQQAIPDLWVRVERGDFAPILAWLREKVHTQGHVLEAPEIVRAAVGDRDHVEDLLAYLWGRQGAIYGVKRG, encoded by the coding sequence TTGCAGGCCAGCGAGTGGAGCGCGCTCGTCGCGCACCTCACCGAGATCGAGACGCTCGACGGCGTGATGGGCGTGCTCGGTTGGGACGAGCAGACGTACATGCCGAAGAAGGCCGCGGAGCTCCGCGGCGCGCAGCTCGCGCTGCTCTCCCGGCTGCACCACGAGCGCACCACCGACGAGCGCATCGGCCGCTGGGTCGAGCAGCTCGAGGGTGACGGCGCGACCACGAGCGATCCGATCCGCAGCGCGTGCCTGCGCAACCTCGGTCGCACCTATCGCCGCGAGAAGCGCGTCCCCGCGGACCTCGTCGACAAGCTCGCGCGTGCGCGCAGCGAGGGCTTCCAGGCGTGGATCGAGGCGAAGAAGAGCGCGGACTTCGCGCGCTTCGCACCGGTGCTGCAGACGCTGCTCGATCTCTCGCGCCGTCGCGCCGAGGCGATCGACAAGAAGCGTCATCCCTACGAGGTCCTGCTCGAGCAGTACGACCCGGGCACGTCGGTCGAGAGCCTGCGCTCGATGTTCGCGCGATTGCGCGAAGGGCTCGTGCCGCTGATCGAGGCGATCAGCGCGCAGCCGCAGCAGCCCGATCTCGGCGGCGGCTGGGACGAGACGAAGCAGTGGGCGCTCTCGCGCGAGGTCGCGGCGACGCTGGGCTACGACTTCGACGGAGGTCGTCTCGATCCGAGCGAGCATCCGTTCTCGACGGGCCAGGGCCCGGGCGACGTGCGCATCACCGCGCACCTCGACGCGAACGATCTGCTGAGCGGGCTCGGGGGCACGATCCACGAGACCGGTCACGCGCTCTACGAGCAGGGCCTTCCCGTCGCGCACACCGGCACGACGGTGCGCGAGGCCGCGAGCTACGGCCTGCACGAGTCGCAGAGCCGCTTCTGGGAGAACTACGTCGGGCGCAGCAAGCCCTTCGCGACGTGGCTCGCGGGCGTGGTGAAGAAGCACTTTCCTGAAAAGGCACAGAGCGCCGAGCGCGCGATCGACGCCGACGCGATCTATCGCGCGAGCAATCGCGTGGAGCGCGGGCTCATCCGGGTGCAGGCCGACGAGGTCACCTACAACCTGCACATCGTCATCCGCTTCGAGATCGAGCTCGCGCTCTTCGAGGGCACGCTCGCGGTGAAGGACCTGCCGAGCGCGTGGAACACGAAGTACCGCGAGTACCTCGGCATCACGCCGCCCGACGACGCGCGCGGCATGCTGCAGGACGTGCACTGGTCGGGCGCGGCGTTCGGCTACTTCCCGAGCTACACGCTGGGCAACCTCTACGCGGCGAGCTTCGGTGCCGCGATGCAGCAGGCGATCCCCGATCTCTGGGTGCGCGTCGAGCGCGGTGACTTCGCGCCGATCCTCGCGTGGCTACGCGAGAAGGTGCACACGCAGGGGCACGTGCTGGAGGCGCCGGAGATCGTGCGCGCCGCGGTGGGCGATCGCGATCACGTCGAGGATCTGCTCGCGTACCTGTGGGGACGTCAGGGCGCGATCTACGGCGTGAAGCGCGGCTGA
- a CDS encoding glutaredoxin family protein, whose amino-acid sequence MSPGPSAGRRSPAIWIGVALVAIGGVIVSAAAATRGRGHAEQAAIVPEVIAPAVHEGHAPPETLADASRIVSIEMYSAAWCQACSRAKAWMRDQGITYHEVDVDRRAGALAQLQMLNPRRSLPTFDVDGQVLVGFEEARLRAAIDDAARRR is encoded by the coding sequence GTGAGCCCAGGGCCCTCGGCGGGGCGGCGCAGTCCCGCGATCTGGATCGGTGTCGCGCTCGTCGCGATCGGCGGTGTGATCGTCAGCGCGGCAGCCGCGACCCGAGGTCGTGGGCACGCCGAGCAGGCGGCGATCGTGCCGGAAGTGATCGCGCCCGCGGTGCACGAGGGACACGCGCCTCCGGAGACGCTCGCCGATGCGAGCCGCATCGTGTCGATCGAGATGTACAGCGCGGCGTGGTGCCAGGCGTGCAGCCGCGCGAAGGCGTGGATGCGCGACCAGGGCATCACGTACCACGAGGTCGACGTCGATCGGCGGGCCGGCGCGCTCGCGCAGCTGCAGATGCTGAACCCGCGCCGTAGCCTGCCGACGTTCGACGTCGACGGTCAGGTGCTCGTGGGCTTCGAAGAGGCGCGCCTGCGCGCCGCGATCGACGACGCCGCGCGGCGTCGCTGA
- a CDS encoding MxcI: MQKRGAVVVVGALALAACSGDDGGGPGAVAAQYAVASTVFGDEGTTTYVVFLDALDAGDVDLSSAREFAGWATIGGVERMLFVGDGEAPTLTRYSADEQGTFAESGRLSFLDFGAAGALYRNVFGDSSRAFMAVDDVQRVAWDPTTLEAIGVVELEGVDTARDGLAVRASFDRGAVAREGRVLHPHYFADDDYYRFAPASQIAVIDTATGEAREVLEAPCPGLDVASVDEAGNAYFSNWVFSAPAPHFDESAPRPCVVRVPADRDAVDTTWTRDLSTLVGDRPTAAFRYLADGVALVAVLHTEELPADVVPGQAALATAWRLWRVDTTSWTAAPIDELGLFSGGYYAFRVGGDRTIVLLPTNDYGSTSAYEIGAEGAPTLRFTIPGWAYQLVELGE, translated from the coding sequence ATGCAGAAACGGGGAGCGGTGGTGGTGGTCGGCGCGCTCGCGCTCGCGGCGTGCAGCGGTGACGACGGCGGCGGCCCAGGCGCGGTCGCTGCGCAGTACGCGGTCGCGAGCACGGTGTTCGGCGACGAGGGCACGACGACGTACGTCGTGTTCCTCGACGCGCTCGACGCAGGCGACGTCGATCTCTCGAGCGCGCGCGAGTTCGCGGGATGGGCGACCATCGGCGGCGTCGAGCGCATGCTCTTCGTCGGCGACGGAGAGGCACCCACGCTCACGCGCTATTCGGCGGACGAGCAGGGCACGTTCGCGGAGAGCGGTCGCCTCAGCTTCCTCGACTTCGGCGCGGCCGGCGCGCTCTACCGCAACGTGTTCGGCGACTCGTCGCGCGCGTTCATGGCGGTCGACGACGTGCAGCGCGTCGCATGGGATCCGACGACGCTCGAGGCGATCGGCGTCGTGGAGCTCGAGGGCGTCGACACCGCGCGCGACGGGCTCGCGGTGCGCGCGAGCTTCGATCGCGGCGCGGTCGCGCGCGAGGGCCGCGTGCTGCACCCGCACTACTTCGCAGATGACGACTACTATCGCTTCGCGCCCGCTTCGCAGATCGCGGTGATCGACACCGCGACCGGCGAGGCGCGCGAGGTCCTCGAGGCGCCCTGCCCCGGCCTCGACGTCGCGAGCGTCGACGAAGCGGGCAACGCGTACTTCAGCAACTGGGTGTTCAGCGCTCCGGCGCCGCACTTCGACGAGAGCGCGCCGCGTCCCTGCGTCGTGCGCGTGCCCGCCGATCGCGATGCCGTCGACACGACGTGGACGCGCGATCTCTCGACGCTCGTCGGCGATCGTCCGACTGCCGCGTTCCGCTATCTCGCCGACGGCGTCGCGCTGGTCGCGGTGCTGCACACCGAGGAGCTCCCCGCCGACGTCGTGCCCGGCCAGGCCGCGCTCGCGACCGCGTGGCGGCTCTGGCGCGTCGACACGACGTCGTGGACCGCCGCGCCGATCGACGAGCTCGGTCTCTTCTCGGGCGGCTACTACGCGTTCCGCGTGGGCGGCGATCGCACCATCGTGCTCCTGCCCACGAACGACTACGGATCGACGTCGGCGTACGAGATCGGCGCCGAGGGCGCGCCGACGCTGCGCTTCACGATCCCCGGATGGGCCTATCAGCTCGTGGAGCTCGGAGAATGA
- a CDS encoding MxcI, which translates to MPYPASLRTFLASLLALTLVACGDDSAPSDDADAGAQPDSGASDASLPDASEPVDDPLFVLHSAVQNSEGRTNYFTAVRSLGEVAEIDYTSSIELPGRARLYAEPGIGFFAIGDGEDTSVTRYTLREDGTFEEGERLSFQPFGVTAMGAQAVLFVSPTRAYYKDPGQAQIIVWNPTAMEVETVIELPADLIREGRVTGFSAWASRPGEAYFAVGWTTMEYDRVDAGSALVRIDTTTNAFTVMNDARCRDLNKVGVVGDALYFFSGVINGFGHAVYPDDGGQQDCMLRVMPGQNVFDPSWVGTISSALEENEIGTVIAVTGDGRAWAQVVDTDVAPSTPGSTYGEWYAAGWRWVSLDLATVGDVVRIEGEPGAYSGFTVVDGTRFFVSQTEADYSETTLLDLSGGAPAPGITFPGFALDLARAR; encoded by the coding sequence ATGCCGTATCCCGCTTCGCTCCGAACGTTCCTCGCCTCGCTCCTCGCGCTCACGCTCGTCGCCTGCGGCGACGACTCCGCCCCATCCGACGATGCCGACGCCGGCGCCCAGCCCGACTCGGGCGCGTCCGACGCCTCGCTCCCCGATGCGTCCGAGCCCGTCGACGATCCGCTCTTCGTGCTGCACTCGGCGGTGCAGAACAGCGAGGGCCGCACCAACTACTTCACCGCGGTGCGCTCGCTCGGCGAGGTCGCGGAGATCGACTACACGTCGTCGATCGAGCTGCCCGGACGCGCGCGCCTCTACGCCGAGCCCGGCATCGGGTTCTTCGCGATCGGCGATGGCGAGGACACGAGCGTCACGCGCTACACGCTGCGCGAGGACGGCACGTTCGAAGAGGGCGAGCGCCTCTCGTTCCAGCCCTTCGGCGTGACCGCGATGGGCGCGCAGGCCGTGCTCTTCGTCAGCCCCACGCGCGCTTACTACAAGGACCCGGGGCAGGCGCAGATCATCGTGTGGAACCCGACCGCGATGGAGGTCGAGACCGTGATCGAGCTGCCCGCGGATCTGATCCGCGAGGGTCGCGTCACCGGGTTCAGCGCGTGGGCGAGCCGGCCCGGCGAGGCGTACTTCGCGGTCGGCTGGACGACGATGGAGTACGACCGCGTCGACGCGGGCAGCGCGCTCGTGCGCATCGACACGACGACGAACGCCTTCACCGTGATGAACGACGCGCGCTGCCGCGATCTCAACAAGGTCGGTGTGGTCGGTGACGCGCTCTACTTCTTCAGCGGCGTGATCAACGGCTTCGGGCACGCGGTGTATCCCGACGACGGCGGTCAGCAGGACTGCATGCTGCGCGTGATGCCGGGACAGAACGTGTTCGATCCGAGCTGGGTCGGGACGATCTCGAGCGCGCTCGAGGAGAACGAGATCGGCACGGTGATCGCGGTGACCGGCGACGGTCGCGCGTGGGCGCAGGTCGTCGACACCGACGTCGCGCCGAGCACGCCGGGCTCGACCTACGGCGAGTGGTACGCGGCGGGCTGGCGCTGGGTGAGCCTCGACCTCGCGACGGTCGGCGACGTGGTGCGCATCGAGGGCGAGCCGGGCGCGTACAGCGGGTTCACGGTGGTCGACGGAACGCGCTTCTTCGTGTCGCAGACCGAGGCGGACTACTCGGAGACGACGCTGCTCGATCTGAGCGGTGGCGCGCCTGCGCCGGGCATCACCTTCCCCGGGTTCGCGCTCGACCTCGCGCGCGCTCGCTGA